Proteins found in one Plectropomus leopardus isolate mb chromosome 9, YSFRI_Pleo_2.0, whole genome shotgun sequence genomic segment:
- the fosl1a gene encoding fos-related antigen 1a yields the protein MYRNFGSQGSQGRGNQEYTGSVSGSNSLGNTSTSTTQQEQKFTMAGSSQFVPSLNAITTNQDLQWLVQPSLMHPPGPSRSPIPPYPGLSGARPLGPPPSHPHLLRPGVIRAAANPSGSTRRRNDEHLSQEELERRRIRRERNKLAAAKCRNRRRELTDTLQNETDALEDEKSRLQKEIAELQKEKDKLELVLEAHRPICKIEDSDSDSDPNTSMSSLGGIKLEPQDFSNPRPSTSVPAKTEKPKPKITLPTKRVTSAASAVTTESESLHTPVLTSTPSLIPFTAGMVFTYPPAPLDTSASITSSATSHQGNVPQSQNPQPCGIAHRRSSSSGDQSDHSLHSPTILTL from the exons ATGTATCGAAACTTTGGAAGTCAAGGAAGTCAAGGGAGAGGCAACCAGGAGTATACAGGCAGCGTCTCTGGGTCAAACTCTCTGGGAAACACCAGCACTTCCACCACACAGCAGGAGCAG aagTTTACAATGGCTGGCAGTAGTCAGTTCGTACCAAGCCTCAATGCCATCACAACCAACCAGGACCTCCAGTGGCTGGTCCAGCCCTCCCTCATGCACCCACCAGGCCCCTCACGGTCTCCAATACCTCCTTACCCAGGCCTCTCAGGGGCACGGCCGCTGGGTCCGCCACCCTCCCATCCCCATCTGCTCAGACCAGGGGTCATAAGAGCAGCTGCAAACCCTTCTGGGTCGACAAGGCGCAGGAACGATGAACAT TTATCCCAGGAAGAGCTGGAGAGACGAAGAATAAGAAGGGAGCGGAACAAActggcagcagcaaaatgccGCAATCGCCGCCGGgagctgacagacacactgcaaAAC GAGACTGATGCTCTGGAGGATGAAAAGTCCCGTCTACAGAAGGAAATAGCTGAACTACAAAAGGAGAAAGACAAGCTTGAACTGGTCCTGGAGGCTCATCGTCCCATTTGTAAAATAGAGGACTCAGATTCAGATTCTGACCCGAATACATCAATGTCCTCTTTGGGAGGCATCAAACTGGAGCCACAGGACTTCAGCAACCCCAGACCCTCGACCAGTGTGCCTGCTAAGACGGAGAAGCCCAAACCAAAGATAACCCTCCCCACTAAGCGTGTGACGTCCGCCGCCTCTGCTGTCACCACTGAATCAGAGTCTCTCCACACCCCGGTTCTCACATCTACTCCCTCTCTCATACCCTTCACAGCTGGTATGGTTTTCACCTACCCCCCTGCTCCGCTAGACACCAGCGCCTCCATCACCTCCAGTGCTACATCACATCAGGGAAACGTCCCCCAGTCTCAAAACCCACAGCCCTGCGGGATCGCTCAccgccgcagcagcagcagtggagaCCAGTCTGATCACTCACTGCACTCCCCGACCATCCTCACCCTGTGA